The genomic DNA ACTCAAGACTGGGCTCTGAGAGCTCAGGATCTAAGAACAGAACCTccccttctccccgccccccacccccacctgggaAAAGCGCTTTTAGTCTCCTTGACTCTACTTTTGGCTCCTTGCCTCTTCTGGCTCTGGAGGCCTCTGTGGTCCCCAGAATACCTAGAGAGCCCCTGGAGTTGGGGGAGGCCAGAGAGGGACGGTCTTGATCTTCTGGGACACAGCCTGGCTTTCTGGGAAGATGGAGGAATAGCACATTCCTCCTAAAATAATTGTCCTGGAGCTATTTCCAGAGGCTTTTAGTGCCCAGGCCAGAAATGGCCAGTGATCTCGATGCCTGGGTACCTTCAGGACAGACGGCAGAGGCCCAGCCCTCCgctggctgcctgcctgcctgcccggCCCCCAGGCCAGAGGAGAACCAGGCCAGGCTGACGCCCTACAAGAGAACTGTTGACACCACTTCCCTGGTCCACCGAGCTCCCCACTCTTCCTCCTTCTTGGGGGCCCTCTGATCCTTCCTCTTGGCTCCCCGTTTCAGCAACTAtaaccaccccaccccaggcagaaAGGACTTTCTTTCACCCTTAGTGGCTGTGGGTTGTGGAGGGCCCAGGCTGAGGCTTCCATGTTACAGCACTCGATGATCTTGGGTCTGATCACTCAGAAACATCAGATTAAACCCAGACCAGAGAACCCTCTCCAGAACAACGTGGCCGTGCTCTTCAAACGTGTCCCTGTCACGGAAGACAAAGGAAGGGTGAAGGAAACCAAAGACACCTGAGGACAAAGGCCACGCGTGCTCCTGGGTTGGATCTGGTGTGGGATGAAGAGTTGCCACGAGGAACATCACAGGGGCAATCGGTGAAATGTCAATGTGGACTGTATATTAGTCGGTCGTACTCGACCCCTGCCAAACATCCTGTATTTGGCCACTGCAGTATGGGGGTGTAAGAACATGTTCGAGACATCCATTCATTCTTGGTGTAGGGACTACTTAGTGTCCAGCTTTGATCTGTTCTTCTCTTGGACCGGCGGCCCCTGGCACAATCATGTGACACCAGATCCTGGGTCAGGCCATGAAGCATCCGAGCTTGATCCTCCTCTTCGTATTTATTGGCGTGGAAGGTACTGGAGCAGTGCTGTACGTCTTGGGCCTGGCATTGTTCGATCCAGAGGTCAGTTGGGATAGGAAGAATTACCCAGAACCCTGGAAAAAACTGGGTCCCCATGATCAGTACAAGCTCTACTCAGTGAAGATAGATTACagcaaactaaaaaaagaagGTCCAGACTTCCAAATGAAAGGTTTCACTACAAAGCTACTTAGAATGAAGGTCTTCCAGAAATCATTTGCACAATTTTCCACTTATCCAGGAAGTATTTCCCCTCTAATGCATGAAATCATGTTGATGGAGacgcccgggtggttcagtggctgagtgcctttggctcagggtgtgatcccggggtccagggatcgagtcccacactgggctccctgcaaggagcctgcttctccctctgcctatgtctctgcctctctctgtgtctctcgtgaaaaaaaaaaaaaaaaaaagtcttagattaaaaaaaaaagaaagaaatcatgttGATGTATCGTGTTGGggtttatacaaataaataaatatctaaaacttgaaaaaagaaaaaagaaaatgtccctgTCTACTCAGCATGTAGGAGATCCATGCCCAGGTGTTCAGGGGTAAAAGATGGTGTTGTCTGCAACGTCCTCTCAAAcaatagttgtgtgtgtgtgtttgtgtgcacatgCAGTGATAAACGTGGCAAGAGCATTAATAATCTGTGGATTTGGATAAAGACTACAGAATTTGTTGTCTTGTGAGTTCTCAGgaagtttgaaaatttttcaaagataaaaattaaaactgtatttttaatatttgagaggACTGGATGGAGGGAGGCTTTTCTTGGCAAAAATGTACTGGATGCCCCCAAGGGACCAGGGCTGGGTGAGGGCCATGGAGGTCCTGAGATTTGCTGGCCGGAGTCTTCAGGCTCTGGCCAGAGCCCGCCGTGTGCTAGATACTCCACGCTGGATCGCTGACCTCAGCGGGCAGGAGACACAGAGCAGTTATGGTCAAGAATGGGTCACTCCAAGGGTTAGCACTTTGGGgagactcaataaatgtttgctgagccaGTGGGAAGAGGGAAGTGATTGATGCTGACCACGGCCAATGGGAGTTATATCAGGGCCAGCATAAAACTTCTTGACTCTCAGCATAATTAAACACTAGGAAAACAACAAGACATGCAGGAAAACATCCACCCTAGTCTCGTTTTAAAAATAGGGCCCATCTGTCCTGGAGGGCTTAATGTGGTGCTGGCCCTGAGGCAGGGGCCTGGCCAGGATGACCTCTGGAGGCCCCTCCCAGCTCTAGGATTCCATGATTCTATGACATGGCCAGCAGTCTGGAGTGGCGGCATGAAGGTATCTCCAGTGGAGAGCAACAGGAGGGCTAAGTCATCTACCTCCTAAAGACAGAGTGAGCGTGGGAGGGGGCCCTGCGGCAGATGGGGCCCAGTCAGCCGGGGAGGGAGGGGTCGGGCACTGTGCGGGTCAGCCCTCAGCCACCTCCTGTATTTCCAGAGGAGGAGATGGGGTGGGGTTGGACCTGAAAGGGAAGAGCCAAGGGTCTGTACATTCCACTCGATTCAGACCCAAAAGACAACGGCAGCTGAGGGCCGTGGGCTGGAAGAGGGGCAGGCAGCTGCTTCCTGGGTGGGACAGGCTCAGATACTGCTCTGTCCTCACTGGGCAGAAGTGGGAAATTAGCATCAAGCTGGCAGtcttggggagggggagagagtggAGCCTTCCTCCTGGTTGGGGGTAGGGGAGTATTAAGGAACCCAGGGACAGGGGGACAAGGAGGGGAGACAGGCTGAGACAGGAGATGGGGGTACATGGACTGAGCATCTTCTGGGCCTGGCCAGGCCTTAATCTCAGTGAAGTGCCCACATTCAGGCCACAACGAGTAGGGATCCCAATGCCCCCCGCTCTTGTAGAGTGGATGAGGAGACCTCCTACTGCCAGAGAGGGTCAAGACCACATATCCTGGAAGACTGTGACCTTACAAGTCCAGCCCCGTTGGTGGACTTGTCATACTACCCCCTCCCCTCATTTGGGATTCCTAAAGTCAGGATCAACTTAGTGCTGGAGTTTAGCAAGTGCCCCCGCCTCTGGTTCTCCCCATTAGTGCTCCCATCTAGCAGGCAGAGGAGATGTGGTGAGAACTCTTCCTAAAGAGATTGTGAGGGGGGCCGAAGTCACCCCAACATAGCCTTGTCTTTGAGGGGTTATCAGACACACACCCAAGATAGTACCTTGGCCGCACCACTAACAAGCTGTGGAATCTGAGGCAAGTCACATCATCTCTCTGAGACTGAGTTTCCCTTCTGTCAACCAGAAATAGAATAGTGACCACCTCCTTGATTCATAGCAACAATTACATGCAAGACACAAGCAAAGCTCCAGGCGCAGGGACAGTGCATATAGTGTTACATCACTTccaggacacatttttttttttagtatcaggTGCATTGTGTTGTTGATGATTAGCTATTTAATATTACCTGGAGAGAAGGTCTCTCAGTGCTTGGAATTTCCCCATTAGAGATTCAGTCTTTGGATTTTGTGGTCTCCTGGAGTCTTTACTTAAAAGGCAAATGGGAATTTCAGAATATGGGTGTGAGTTCAAGGAACAAGGAGACTGCCTCACTTGTCCCTAAGGGTCGTCCTCTGGCCTCAGTTGTTCTAAGGGTCTTGCCTTCCTCCTCATCTCTTGCTTTCTGAAGAATAGGATGTCTGTTTTCCAGTGTGAAAATCCCTGGgtctaggaggaggaggagagggaggagggtggtgttggggaggcagagggagcacatGCGGAGAAAGTgtgcagggagagggcagggagccATGGAGAGCCGACCCAACTGTCTTCTCCAGGCCCAGGTAGCCAGCCTCCGGGTGAGCCCAGAGCAGGTCGGCACCACGAAGCTCATCTGCCCAGCTGGGACGATGTCTGGACGCCCAGGGAGCCGTTCCAATGCTTGCAGCCGCTTGAGCCATCCCAATAGCCTGTCCTCCTCAGCCCAGACTCCCGCCTGGCCCCACAGCCCCAAGTGTCCCCGCACCCCCAGTGGCTCGGATTTCTGTAACAGCAGTGGCCCCTTGGAGCAATCGGAGGGCCCCAGCTCCCCCAGACTTCCCGTGAGGAACATCTGCATGGGCCGCCCCTACAACTCCAAGTACGTGGAGACGAGCCACCTCGCAAACCACCCCAAGGTGGCCAGAAGGCCCTCTTGCCGCAGCAGCCCCCATTGCCTGCTCTGTACAGAACGTCCCTCGggcccctgcagccccacctTCCTGGACCAACTCATCAGAGGCATCAACTACCTTGACAGATCCACCAATGCCTTCTGTACCAATGGTCCCAAGTCATCACTGAGCCTGCCAAGGCTTGCAGCCAACTACCTGGAACGCGTGGCCAACTCCATCCACCTGGACCACCCAGACCACTCCttcccccgcagtaactccagtcCCATCACCAGCACGGCTGCCTCTGACAACTACACCAACACCTGCATGGTGCCTTCCCCCAGGGGTGTCAACACGCTGCAGTATACGGATGAGCCTGCCGGCACCAGTTACCCGCACCGGCTTCAGAGCCGGAGCCTCACACCTGTGCTGCCGCAGAGGCCCGGGATGAAGCTGCCCGAGCTCCCCTTGTTCGGCAACGGGATCTTTTCCTTAGGTCGCCTTCCCAAGCTCTGGGAAGCAATCCGCTCGGGCTTGAGAGCCCCCGAGCCCATCTCTAAACCCTGTAGCTGGTGGTAACATCGACCATGAAATGGGTACATGTCCATCAAGCTGCAGGTGTAGAAAATAAATTGTGGCAAAATGTTCCTTCCAAGACTCTGTTGGGGAGGTTTGGGGGGGCGGGCAGTGGTTTCGACAGGAGGTTTATGAACTCGAGGACCTACAGAGCCAGGAAGGTAAAAGCTAACGGGTGAGccgggctgggtggggaggaaaTACTTGGTCTAAACCCAGCTCTCCAACGGGTTGTTGctttttcaagagaagccaggaatctcatttttatatgctaacaacaaattcaaaaatgTCATAGTGCTCTGTGGGCTCAAGAAAAATACTTGCAGGTGGAATGTGAAGCACACAGGCCTCGGTTTGGAATATCTGGTTTACATCTTGAATGGGTCACCGGGGAGTTTCCCCATGGGAAGAAATGGACTAGCTATTCATTTCCAATCCCTCTCCATCCTCTTCTGATTTTGAGATTGTTGTTGATGTTGACTTCAGCACTGTTCATCGTGAGCAGAAATAATAATGACGATAGTAATAGCAGAACTTCCTagagcacttactatgtggcaggtgctgttctaagtgctttctatatgttcttttattttattctttatttttttaagatttcatttatttattcatgagagacacagagagaggcagagacatacgcagagggaggagcaggcactatgcagagagcctgatgtgagactcgatctcaggatcctggaatcacgacctgagccaaaggcagatgctcaaccactgagccaccccggtgcccctttatattattttaaagatgtggtTTTAATGACCAAGGCTTAGGGTGGAGGTAGAGGAAAACTTTAGGATGCCGAGTGGGAGAGGCAACCAGGGATCATTGCCACTGGAGGTACTGCCCTTCCTGGGAAATCTCTAATGAATGGTTCTATCCAGGCTGGATGAGGGCCAGGAGGGTCAGAATGAGGAGGTCCCAAGTATCTTGCTGCAAATGTCTGAGAAACTGTTCTCTGGGCCACTGAGGGTTCCAAGCCTTCGGAGACCTAACTGATTTGGGTGATGAGAAGTCAGGACCCACAAGGCACCCAGTTCTCTACCATCCTGCTGGCTGAGGGACCATAAAGACTGTGATTCCAGCCTGACTGTGCCACTAGTCTACTCTGAGACCTTGGGTGCATCGCTTTCTCCCCCTTAGGCctgtttccccttctgtaaaTGAGTAGGGTAGCTTTAATGGGCTCTAAGGGACCCAGGCTCTGATATTTCTGAGTCTATCCTCCTAGTCCCAAGCCAGGCCTGGGCTAAGAATCAAGAgtgtctccccaccaccacccctcccccgcccccttgACCCTTGAGAACTCAGGCCACCTGAGTCCTGAGCCAACTTCCCATTTCAGCCCTCAAGGCCATTTCTGTGTGGCTCTGAACTTCAGGTCCAGGCCCTTTTCTTGGTGGAGCTTTCCTGTCTCCTTGGAAATATGAGGGCCAATGGCAGGTCAGAGTGTGGAATGGGGCTGACCTTGAAATAATGCAGAACCTGCAGTTCTACAAGATTCCATGACTCTTGGAGGGAGTGGCCTGCTCTGGCTGAGCTCTATGGCCAAAAAGAGAAAGTGGCAAGCCTGAATATCCCTGCCAGGAGTTCACCATGGAGGTCTCAGGataggaggaagaaagggggaatAGGATTTTAGTTTACTGAATTCACCCTCACTTGTATTTCATCTCCGGAGAACCTGGGATATCCTCTCTAGGTCCAAAGCTCAGCAGTGTAGCACACTCCTTTCCTTGTCTCTTGCATTCCTTCCCTCCCAAGAGAGAAGACTTTGGCCTTTGTCTGGTGGGTCTGGTGGGTTCTCCAGTGACCCATCCCCCAGGTGAACACTTGTAGGAATACAGCTTATTAGAATCCATTTTGGCCTGACTCAGGAGAGGGTGTCCTGATTCCCAAATCCTCTGTCTGGCCGCTCAAAGCCATCCCCTTCCTGCTTTAGGTCGGTATTTGCATAGGATTTGTCCCTGACTCTCCTGGAGATGCCTACCACCCAAATAGTTTAATTTCCCCTAATCAGAGCATAAGATCCTTGCCTAGGACACTGTTCCTGAATTCCCCAGTGTCTAGCCCACAACAGGGGCTCAGTTATAAATACTGATTATAGGGCCGTGTGCCCAATTGATGCTCAGCAATGATAACTACAATTGTCTGATGATTAGAGTGTCTTGCATGCAATGGGTGTTTAATAATTATCCATGATGGTGgccaacatttattaagctcttCCCTATACACCAGTCATTGTTTTAAGCGCTTTCTAcatatcaactcatttaatccccataTCAGTCCTTCAAGGAAGGTATTATTGTCCTTATTGTATGAATGAGATGCACATCGAGGTTAGGCATAAATGATTATGATAAAGATGATTACACCGCATACAACACAGTGACTCTTCTAAAACTGGATGGCAGCCATCATTCTAGAGTATTATGtgtacagtaggtgctcaataattatcTTCATGATTATAACATCTTTCAAGTAGTAGATGCTCTGCAAAAGTACACAGTGGATGCCCAATGAATGGCAAATATCATTACAGAGCGCaatacatagtaggtgctcaaatgAACTTTGACCATTGGTGGGGGTTTGGGTTGAACGTGAAAGGGACAGGATGTCTGCATTTAGCCCAACTGCTCCTTGGATACTCACTGCTCACAAACCCCTTGCACCAGTCACTCAGCTCAAGTCCTGAGAAAATAAGGCTCTTCGCTAGAGAAGGCTCTCTGTTCCACATGGCCATGCAGAGGCCACAGGAAGTCCTCCACGTCCACTGTTCAAGCCATGCATCTGCAAGGTCTGTGTAAACAGGAAGCAGCGTGCTGGCTACAGAACAATGCCACAGCCTAGTGTGCTGTCCGGCTTGTAAACAGAAGAAGCTAGGTGTCCCCACCGCTGGGGGCGGTCGGGGAAAGTCCTTCACGCTGCAGAAGTACCTCATCATTTATTGAGCGCCCACACTGTGTTCCAGGCATGCCACCAAGGCCAGAAATATGGGCTTTCAGCCCTCTCTGCTCCCTGTGAGGCTCGGTTTTAGtaccccattttgcagaggggaaaactgagactcaaagagtAGAAGTGACATGCCCACGCTCCTCCAGCTGGTTCGGAGGAGAGCTGGGATTCCCACCTGGGGCTTGACCCTCAGCCAATGCCCTTTCTATCCAAATTGCTTCTTTTCTTAGTGTTTATTGAATGGACTCCAAAAGAAAGAGAGGTAAATCTTGGTATCCAAAATATGCGGTAAattagacaaaacaaaaatggtgTTTAACTCCAGGGGTTTGGGCTGCTCCTCAACACCAGTGTTCCAGACAGGGCAGTGTTAACCCGGGATATGCTCTTTCCGGGAAATAGGAAACAAAGGGAGAAATTTCCTCAAAGGTCACCTGTGTCTCAATTGCCCAATCCACTGGTCCCTGCATCGTTGGGGACCACTGGGGATAGGTGCGTGACATCAgaatgatttttgtatatattttttgaaaatctacCATAGCGCTTTTATCAGACAGATAATTTGATATCACTATTCTACGATTCCAGAAAATACATGTGTACTGCCAAGGCGCATGTTGGAGTGACACACTGTCCTGCTCCCAACCCTCACTCCTCCACCCACCTTTCCTGTCTCTGAACCTCATGAACCTGACTCTCCCCCACTCtagccctccccagcccccagctcatTCCTGAGGCCCACCTTACCCCTCACTGTCCTTTCTGTCTGCACACAACTCACTCTGCTTACTCTacaaaggaagcagaaaaccAGGGGTGGGCGataccccctcacccccaaccgCATCCACATTGCCCTCTTTTAGGTTGAAATCTCAGTAGAAGCAAAGAGCCTCAGACATGTGCTGTGCCTGAGTTGGTACCACCATTTTTGGCAAACTTAACAGCCTCTGGGCCCCTCCCAGCAGGGCAGGAATTTATCGTGAACAATTGAACAAAGCCGGGAACTCGAGGGAGAAGGCACAGGACATTCCAAAAGGATTTCTCTCAAGCTCCAAAAGACAACATGTGGGAACACTGCAGAAACCTCATAACCTAGCAAAGAAAAGCATGAAAGGGACGGAAAATCTGCCCAGTAGGAAGGGCCCTTCAGGCTGGAGGAAGGAATTAGGGGGCCGGGGTCAGGAGGCCAGGGTGGGAGGCTGGCCTCTGCCGTTCATGACCGTCCACCTTTCTGGCCTCGGATTCGTGGTCCTTAAAAACTGAGGGAGTTGCAGAAGTAAACACACAGATGCATGCGTACCCGTTCACAGCAGTGCTTTATTAATCACAACGacctggaaacagcccaaatatccaaCAATAGGATAGGGTTGACGAAGTATGGTGAGTTTAGGGGGCACTATACCAAATGACTATGAGAACTATGATGTACAAAGTCAGTGTGAGTGCTGTTCAAAGGAGCTGTCCCACAAATCGCCAACAGTTACCATTTGCAATAAAAGACCATGTAGTAGTATGTAAATCCCCGCACTGCTTGGAATCTGGAGCCaatatggcaagaaaaaaaatggtcagCTGAGCTAACCAGAGTGCTTACCAATTACAGTTGATCTACACTCGGCGAACGTTTCTTATCTCATCTCAGACTGGTAATAAATAGTTTGGGGACTGGCACCGAGCCGTAGAGACATTTGTAAGTAGCCCTGGCGTTGACTGACACATGGAACTGCGTTTCTGAAGAATTAGGCAAGGGGAGCAAGACATGAAATGGTACACATAACACTGAGCACATGCGGTAAAATGCATGTGTGTACGGGAgcaaaggaagggaaatgaacAGAGCACCAGCTACGGGCCTTGCACAGAAGTCTTCTATAGCTGAAGCAAGAGTGTGCGGGTAGGAATGTGAGGGGGGGTGTATGCAGGCCATAAGAATTCCAGCCTGGCTGGAGAGCGGGGGGGTGCGTGAGTGACAAATTCAAATTATAGAGACCATTTATGGTCAGCTCAGGAGCGAGGCTCTGCAGCAGTATCTGCAAAGTGTGTTATGAGAAACCCCAGTCTTGTGCGAtgttaaaagattttttcataaaaacaaatggCTCCTTTCTCAAGTATCTTGAGGAATGCTGGATTAAGTAGAGTTGGGCAAGCCGATTTTGCTGGAGGCTTGCTCAGAAACTTTCCTGTGTTGGTATCCCTTGAGATGGCCAAAGGGTAGGAAAGAGCACAGCGTTCCCAAACTTCTTGAGCAGGGAACCCCTTTTTGAAGGAGCATCTCAGAGGGCAGGTGATCCATGAGGTACAGAGTGGGAaccctgccctggggcctgggacccCAGGTGGGGAGTTCAGCAAGAAAgtgattgagagaaaaaaaaaaaaaaaaaaaagaaagtgattgaGAATGATAAGGGTTGGTGGGGAGGATAtctggaaggggcagagggaccgAATCAAGGCCATTTTCAGAAATGTCACATTTCTGCCTAGGCAGAGTTGCAAATAACCCAGGTGGAGGCAGAAATGGATATGGTCAAGAAAGTTCTAGAGTCTGACAGATGTGGATGTGAAGCCTGGCTCTACCTCCTATTGACTGTGTATGATCTAGGCAAGCTGCTTCATGCTcgggggcctcagtttctctgtcttgAGGAGGGCAGTCATAAAACACACTCACTTGCCAACTCCCCAGAACTGTGCTAGTAACCAAATGCGATTCAGCGTGAATCAGACAGCAAGGGGAGTTTATCTGCCTGGAATACAAACCAGAAGGGGGAACATTTATATCTTATGCCATGCTTGAACCAACTTGTTCTTTCATTCAAGTGAAATCATCCAAGTGCCAGCtccctgccaggcactgtgccctTCACAGGAGATGTGGTTGGGAACAATACAGAAACCAGACCATCATGCTCCCTGCCTTTATTACTcctcataataatttttaagagattttattaatttatttgagagagagagagagaaggagcacaagctgggagagggagaagtaggctccccagatgtagggctccatcccaggactcccagatcgCAACCTGAACcgaagcagacgcttaacccactgagccacccaggtgcccccatgctCAGAATATTAAATGATCTTCCAAATTATTGTCATTGTAAAAATGTTGCAAGAGCAACTTGGGGGAGGCAGGTTGTGGGGAAGTGCAGCAGGGAACATGACCTAGCCTGAGAAGGCAGGGAAGGCGGGAAGGCTCCTATGGTGGCATGATCTTGGAACTAAATGCTACAAGACAGTAGGACAAGTGGGGTGGGTATTGGGTGGGAAAAGCACTCAAGAAGGAAAAGCATGTACAGAGACcaggttgggggaggggtgtggctGGAGAAATGGGCAGGGCTCTATCTTGCCAGGCCTGTAGGGTCCTCCCCCTCTGCACAGGAACTTTAACTTACTGCCTGCTTAGACTGtgtcctcctcttcttcccaatACCTCCAAGTTTCCTCTCCTCCATCTCCACTCCCTTTTAATACCAATTTTCTAGCTCTACATTCTCATCCAAGGACATATCCCTACCCTGCCAGCATCTGTTTGCCCACACAGGCTTTGGAACCTTTGTACAAAATAGgtgtttatttcataattaaatgaATACAAGCCCACAGCTAGCCCACACGGTGCCTTTACTCAAATGAGCAAAAGGTCACCCCTCAGGGCAGACATAGCCCCAAAGCAGGGCCCACTTACTTGGCTGCATACTTTTGTTCAGTGAACAACCTACCCAACCATTCACTGcagccaggaaggaaggaaggaaggaaggaaggaaggaaggaaggaaggaaggaaggaaggaaggaaggaagggaaggaggaaaatgaaacaagTGAGAAGCTCTgaggcagagaaaatatttggagtGGAAGTGGAAGCCAGGAAAAGCTGAGTCCTGTCAATTTTGGAGCGGCAGACAGATGACCCACAAACTCTAGCTCCTGGTTCCTGAAGGCACCCAACTGCTGTTTCGTACGAGCCAGATTGTTTGGCTGCTCTTACCTATCCAAACTCTTGCTGTCTCTCCTTATCTAAGGCACCTTGTGCAAGACTTGGATTGTTTCTCTCCAAGAGGATGACGAGCACCCTGAGCTATGAGTACGTACAGTTGCGATTACAGGCGCCTCCGGGACTCAGCAAAGCCCAAAAGCCCTGCCTCTGTTGCTCTTCGAAGCCATATGAGGAGATAGCCAGGCCCTAGACAAAGCAACTTGAGAACATTTACTAAAGATATCAAGGGCTGCAAAAGAAAACAGAGCTAGCCAAATCCCTTAGTGGGAAGGAAAGGATGCAGAATAAATAGGTGGGTGACCAATCCTCAGGGTGGGTGGAGTTACTTTGGAAGACTTTCTAGACAGGCCATATTTTCCTGCCCTCCGTGTCAGCCCAGCTTTACCATGTCTCTCCCCAACCCCTTTTAGTAAGCAAGACTTATAGCTTGGGTTTAGTCTTGACCAGACATCTACAAAGGCTTGCTTGTTCCCCGTTTCCCTTTGCTCATGAGCAAATCATCCAAGAAGCCAAAGCTCTGAGACTTAAAGGGCCCGAGGTGGGGAAAAGACACTGAGGCAGCTCACAAAATGTGATTTGTCATGGAGGCTGACCCTCCACAGACCGGCAAGGCCTTGGAAAAATCCTGCCACCAAGGCTGGCCACCTGCCAGCTCTGACGTCACTGAAGTTTTGTAACCTTCTTCATCAGAGAGGGAGTTCTCAAGCACAAGGCTGTACTCACGCATCAGACTGGAGATCCTCGGGGTAAAGGCTGCATCTAGCCTTCAGATTAGGAGCAACACATTGGGTGTAGAAGCTGCTCCTCCATCAGACTAGAGCCCCCTAACTGCAGAAGTGTGTCCCCTTCTTCAGATTAGGAGCTCACCCAGAAACAGCAGGAGAGATGGGACCCTTTACGTAGTGCTTACTTTGTGCCcaaaactgttctttaaaaaaattttaaaaattaagggcagcccgggtggctcagaggtttagcgccgccttcagcccagggcctgatcctggagacctgggatcgagtcccacgtcgggctccctgcatggagcctgcttctctctctgcctgt from Canis lupus dingo isolate Sandy chromosome 2, ASM325472v2, whole genome shotgun sequence includes the following:
- the LOC112660502 gene encoding uncharacterized protein LOC112660502 gives rise to the protein MSGRPGSRSNACSRLSHPNSLSSSAQTPAWPHSPKCPRTPSGSDFCNSSGPLEQSEGPSSPRLPVRNICMGRPYNSKYVETSHLANHPKVARRPSCRSSPHCLLCTERPSGPCSPTFLDQLIRGINYLDRSTNAFCTNGPKSSLSLPRLAANYLERVANSIHLDHPDHSFPRSNSSPITSTAASDNYTNTCMVPSPRGVNTLQYTDEPAGTSYPHRLQSRSLTPVLPQRPGMKLPELPLFGNGIFSLGRLPKLWEAIRSGLRAPEPISKPCSWW